A window from Pagrus major chromosome 4, Pma_NU_1.0 encodes these proteins:
- the itsn2b gene encoding intersectin-2b isoform X1 has translation MNGGPSIWAISPEERNKHDQKFDTLSPSMGYVSGEQARKFFLQSGLPASVLAEIWTLADMNKDGKMDRLEFSIAMKLIKLKLQGTSLPSALPIIMKQPPVRAPSLSNPTSSLTNPAYGMGTLPNMSMMHGTNLAMLTPISMATPGLSPLTPMTGMSPLIVSTPSRPLMPTMGNATLPNGTMGILHPMPAGTLATGIPFSASSYSSPLGLTTGGMNKASSLLDLGSISSASSSPSVMSPMVSGPSDWAVPHASRLKYRQQFNGLDKQMIGYLTGQQVRGAMATTMLTQTQLASIWNLADVDKDGKLKADEFILAMHLVDVAKCGQPLPLTLPTELVPPSQRSAMNGSSPSPALTDDLDIEPPQKAKPNYSFEDKFKANLERGNAELEKRRQALLDAERREQERRAQKEREERERREKEAREAEERRRKEEERRLERQRELERQREEERQREIERKEAAQRELERQRKEEWERRRRGELQIKKEQEQDDIIKLKAKKRSLEMELEAVGNKHRQISDRLRDFQNKKKLQKTELDLTNQRIETRQQDMINLQKQLEEFQRKLSQLTPEQKRLTEKLRNMALNNMPVSAMSTLKIGATEKKGTCMKLREQLEALEKETAAKLADMDQYNKDMQELRESQKKQQAALEKLRSIKEDKRRELVRKKQQEEERKQQEEERRQREEEEAQRRIKMEKERQWQEKLRRDEEERLRKIQEERDAKKREEEEKERQALIQAAKEEAERELRAKEEAERKRREVEERKKREEEERLKQAERRRQEEERRKLEEERRQLEEERRKLEEERRKEEKRRKEEEERRRREEERKRLEEERREEERRREREEEDRRRQRAAEAAVRDAEERRKREEEERKKREEEERRKKDEDRRKLQQQQEEERRRREADRKRVEEERKRKEEEEERKKAEEERKRLEERKRSEEASRQQQQPSGGGKVDIQEKLTALLRGLEERKGGQPRATQHRKSAALTSFKALYPFTARNNEELSFNADDMIEVDETTEREEGWLYGSKLGKMGWFPESYVERVAPSDTANNTAAAAAKVPLQSQLSSVLEAAKAAGTKSAFTPTHSANPAPSETQGQQVVGNLSAQALCSWTAKTDNHLNFDKDDVIQVLEQQENWWLGELNGERGWFPKTYVTLLGEEESSDMKSSPPDASESSDSLQLEEYVALYTYESPEPGDLTFREGDTILVIKREGEWWNGSIGNRTGLFPSNYVKPKEADASSISGKKKPEIAQVLRAHSSTGPEQLNLENNQLILILSKNPSGWWLGELQARGKKRQKGWFPASNVKILGSSSGKSTPAPPPVCQVIAIYDYTAANGDEMSFSKGQLINVLDKNDPDWWKGELNGATGLFPTNYVKMTTADCDPSAQWCADLNSLDSMSPQEKKRQGYIHELIQTEERYVEDLQIVLEVFHKPMSESGRVKDAEMAMIFVNWKELLACNTKLLKALRVRKKTGGENMPVQMIGDILAAELSHMQPYIRFCSCQINGAALLQTRIDNEPDFKNFLKKIATDYRCKGMPLSSFLLKPMQRITRYPLHIKNILECTAEGHTDRGPLKEALERAEELCQQVNEGVREKENSDRLEWIQNHVQCDGAAENLVFNSLTNCLGPRKLLHSGKMNKVKSNKELWAFLFNDFLLLTHAAKHLTSSGPDKLFSNKNNVQLKMYKPPVLLNEVLVKLPDPSSDEPVFHISHIDRVYILKTDNINERTAWVQKIKAASEEFIETEKKKREKAYQARSVKASGIGRLLVTILEATELKACKPNGKSNPYCEVTMGAQIFTSRTLNDTLNPKWTFNCQFHIKDLYQDVLCITIFERDQFSPDDFLGRTEVPVATIKKEFENKGPITRRLLLHEVPTGEVWVRLDLQLFGNK, from the exons ATGAATG GTGGTCCAAGTATATGGGCGATCTCtccagaggagaggaacaaaCATGACCAGAAGTTTGACACCCTCTCCCCATCAATGGGCTATGTCTCAG GGGAGCAAGCTAGGAAGTTTTTCCTCCAGTCAGGACTGCCTGCCTCAGTGTTGGCTGAGATATG GACTCTGGCTGATATGAATAAAGATGGGAAGATGGACAGGTTGGAGTTTTCCATCGCGATGAAGCTCATAAAACTAAAACTCCAGGGTACATCGCTTCCATCAGCACTGCCAATCATCATGAAGCAGCCTCCAGTGCGTGCTCCCAGCCTCAGTAATCCCACCTCATCCTTGACCAACCCAGCCTATg GTATGGGTACTCTGCCGAACATGTCCATGATGCATGGGACAAACCTTGCCATGTTGACCCCTATCTCCATGGCAACCCCTGGACTTTCACCTTTGACACCAATGACAGGCATGAGTCCTTTAATAGTCTCAACCCCCAGCAGGCCCCTGATGCCCACCATGGGAAACGCCACCCTGCCAAATGGCACCATGGGAATTCTCCATCCAATGCCAGCTGGAACCCTGGCCACTG GCATACCTTTCTCTGCATCCTCCTACTCCTCTCCACTAGGACTAACCACTGGTGGCATGAACAAGGCCTCATCGCTGCTGGATCTAGGATCTATCAG CTCGGCTTCCTCATCCCCCTCTGTGATGTCCCCCATGGTTTCTGGTCCCAGCGACTGGGCTGTGCCACATGCCTCCAGACTCAAATACAGACAGCAGTTCAACGGCTTGGATAAACAGATGATTGGATACCTCACTG GTCAGCAGGTGAGAGGTGCCATGGCGACCACGATGCTGACTCAGACACAGCTGGCTTCCATCTG GAATCTAGCTGATGTGGATAAGGACGGCAAGCTGAAAGCAGACGAGTTTATTCTGGCAATGCATCTTGTGGACGTGGCAAAGTGTGGACAACCACTGCCGCTAACACTGCCAACAGAGCTGGTACCACCCTCACAAAG ATCTGCAATGAATGGATCCAGCCCTTCTCCAGCTCTGACCGATGACTTGGACATAGAACCTCCACAGAAAGCCAAACCCAACT ACTCGTTTGAGGATAAATTCAAAGCTAACCTGGAGCGAGGGAACGCAGAGCTGGAGAAAAGACGACAGGCTCTGCTAGATGCGGAGAGGAGGGAGCAGGAGCGGCGCGctcagaaggagagagaggagcgagagaggagagagaaggaggctCGGGAGGccgaggagaggaggaggaaagaggaggagaggaggctggAGCGACAGAGGGAgctggagaggcagagagaagaagagcgGCAGAGAGAGATCGAGAGAAAAGAG GCTGCACAGCGGGAGCTTGAGCgccagaggaaggaggagtggGAGAGGAGGCGGCGAGGAGAGCTCCAGATAaagaaggagcaggagcaggatgATATCATCAAATTGAAAGCGAAGAAAAGGAGTCTGGAGATGGAGCTGGAGGCTGTG GGTAACAAGCACCGTCAGATCTCAGACCGGCTTCGTGACTTTCAGAACAAGAAGAAGCTTCAGAAGACAGAGCTCGATCTGACCAATCAAAGGATAGAGACACGCCAGCAGGACATGATCAACCTGCAGAAACAgctagag GAGTTCCAGAGGAAGTTGTCCCAGCTGACTCCGGAGCAGAAGAGACTGACAGAGAAACTCAGAAACATGGCTCTGAATAACATGCCTG tgtcAGCCATGTCCACCCTGAAGATTGGTGCCACAGAGAAAAAGGGGACATGTATGAAACTGCGAGAGCAGCTGGAAGCTCTGGAGAAAGAGACTGCTGCCAAACTGGCTGATATGGACCAGTATAACAAAGACATGCAG GAACTGAGAGAGAGCCAGAAAAAACAGCAGGCAGCACTAGAGAAACTAAGGAGCATCAAAGAGGACAAACGGCGTGAGCTGGTCCGAAAGaagcagcaggaagaggagaggaagcaacaggaggaggagaggaggcagagggaggaggaggaagctcaGAG GCGTATTAAGATGGAAAAAGAGCGTCAGTGGCAGGAGAAGCTgaggagggatgaagaggagcGTCTTAGGAAAAttcaggaggagagagatgccaaaaagagggaggaggaggagaaagagagacaagcTTTAATCCAGGCTGCCAAGGAAGAGGCTGAACGAGAGCTCAGAGCCAAGGAGGAGGCAGAGCGGAAGagaagagaggtggaggagaggaagaaaagagaggaggaggagcggctGAAGCAAGCAGAGAGAcgcaggcaggaggaggagaggagaaagctggaggaggagcggAGGCAGttagaggaagagaggagaaaactggaggaggagaggaggaaagaggagaaaagacggaaagaagaggaagagcgacgcaggagggaggaggagaggaagaggctAGAGGAGGAGCGGAGAGAGGAGGAGCgcagaagagagagggaggaggaggacaggaggagacagagggcGGCCGAGGCGGCTGTCCGAgatgcagaggagaggagaaagcgggaggaggaggagaggaaaaagagagaggaggaggagagaagaaagaaggatgaagacaggaggaagcttcagcagcagcaggaggaggagaggaggaggcgtGAGGCAGACCGGAAGAgggtagaggaggagaggaagagaaaggaggaggaagaggagaggaagaaagctgaggaggagagaaagaggttggaggagagaaagaggtcTGAGGAGGCATCtcgtcagcagcagcagccgagTGGAGGGGGGAAGGTGGACATCCAGGAGAAACTGACGGCTCTGCTGAGAGgactggaggagaggaagg GTGGGCAGCCCAGGGCCACACAACACAGGAAGTCAGCAGCTCTCACATCCTTCAAAGCACTCTACCCGTTCACTGCACGGAACAACGAAGAGCTCAGCTTCAACGCAGATGATATGATTGAG GTCGATGAGACGACAGAGCGGGAAGAGGGTTGGCTGTATGGCAGCAAGCTGGGGAAGATGGGCTGGTTCCCAGAGAGCTACGTCGAGAGAGTGGCCCCATCAGACACGGCCAAtaatactgctgctgctgctgctaaagtGCCGCTCCAGTCACAACTTTCTAGTGTCCTCGAGGCTGCCAAGGCAGCAGGGACGAAGTCTGCCTTCACGCCAACACACTCGGCAAACCCTGCACCCTCTGAGACACAAGGACAG CAGGTGGTGGGTAACCTGTCTGCCCAGGCCCTGTGTTCGTGGACGGCAAAGACAGACAACCATCTGAACTTCGATAAGGACGATGTCATCCAGGTGTTAGAGCAGCAGGAAAACTGGTGGCTTGGAGAGCTTAACGGTGAACGGGGCTGGTTCCCCAAGACATATGTGACACTGTTGGGAGAAGAAGAGAGTTCAGA CATGAAAAGCTCCCCTCCTGATGCTTCAGAGTCCAGCGACAGCCTGCAGCTTGAAG aaTACGTGGCGCTTTACACCTACGAGTCTCCGGAGCCTGGTGATCTGACATTTAGAGAGGGAGATACGATCTTGGTGATCAAGAGAGAGGGCGAGTGGTGGAACGGCTCTATAGGCAACCGCACAGGCCTCTTCCCCAGCAACTACGTCAAACCAAAAGAGGCTGAT gCATCAAGCATATCTGGAAAGAAGAAGCCAG AAATCGCCCAGGTGCTCAGAGCTCACTCCTCTACAGGCCCCGAGCAGCTGAATCTTGAAAATAACCAGCTCATCCTCATTCTGAGCAAGAACCCCTCTGGCTGGTGGCTCGGAGAACTGCAG GCCCGTGGCAAAAAGCGTCAGAAGGGCTGGTTCCCTGCCTCTAATGTCAAAATCCTGGGATCCAGCAGCGGCAAGTCCACACCTGCACCCCCACCAG tctgtcaggtgATCGCCATCTACGACTACACAGCCGCCAACGGGGACGAGATGAGCTTCTCCAAAGGTCAGCTGATCAATGTTTTGGACAAGAACGACCCCGACTGGTGGAAAGGAGAGCTCAACGGGGCCACTGGTCTCTTCCCCACCAATTACGTAAAGATGACCACAGCAGACTGTGACCCCAGTGCACAGT gGTGTGCAGACCTGAACAGTCTGGACTCGATGAGCCCccaggagaagaagagacagggTTACATCCATGAGCTGATACAGACTGAGGAGAGATACGTGGAAGACCTTCAGATAGTGCTGGAG gtttTCCATAAGCCTATGTCAGAATCGGGCCGGGTGAAGGATGCAGAGATGGCCATGATCTTTGTCAACTGGAAAGAACTGCTGGCCTGCAACACTAAACTTCTCAA GGCACTACGTGTTCGTAAGAAGACGGGCGGGGAGAACATGCCAGTGCAGATGATCGGAGATATTCTGGCCGCGGAGCTGTCCCACATGCAGCCCTACATCCGCTTCTGCTCCTGTCAGATCAACGGAGCCGCTCTGCTACAGACTCGCATCGACAACGAGCCGGACTTTAAGAACTTCCTCAAG AAAATTGCCACAGACTACAGGTGTAAAGGCATGCCGCTGTCCAGCTTCCTGCTGAAACCCATGCAGAGGATCACACGCTACCCGCTGCACATCAAAAAC atcTTGGAGTGCACTGCTGAGGGCCACACTGACCGAGGTCCTTTGAAAGAGGCTCTGGAGAGGGCTGAAGAACTTTGTCAACAG GTAAACGAGGGCgtgagagaaaaggagaacTCTGACAGACTGGAATGGATTCAGAACCACGTACAGTGTGATGGCGCTGCAGAG AATCTGGTCTTTAACTCTCTCACCAACTGTTTGGGCCCAAGGAAGCTGCTCCACAGCGGCAAG atGAACAAGGTGAAGAGCAACAAGGAACTCTGGGCTTTCCTCTTCAACGACTTCCTGCTTTTGACTCACGCAGCTAAACACCTCACCTCGTCTGGGCCTGATAAACTGTTCAGCAACAAGAATAATGTACAGCTCAAGATGTACAAGCCA CCTGTGCTGCTAAATGAAGTTCTGGTGAAGCTGCCAGATCCCTCCAGCGACGAGCCCGTCTTCCACATTTCACACATCGATAGAGTCTACATACTCAAGACCGACAACATCAATGAGCG GACAGCATGGGTTCAGAAGATCAAGGCTGCGTCTGAAGAATTCATcgagacagaaaagaagaaaagggaaaaggcCTATCAAG ctcggTCTGTGAAGGCTAGTGGAATCGGCAGACTCCTCGTCACCATCTTGGAGGCCACTGAACTCAAGGCGTGTAAACCCAACG GTAAGAGTAACCCCTACTGCGAAGTGACCATGGGAGCTCAGATCTTCACGTCCAGGACGCTCAACGACACGCTAAACCCCAAGTGGACCTTCAACTGTCAGTTCCACATCAAAGACCTTTACCAGGACGTCCTCTGCATCACCATTTTTGAAAGGGACCAGTTTTCACCTGATG ACTTTCTGGGTCGAACAGAGGTTCCCGTGGCAACCATAAAGAAAGAATTTGAAAACAAGGGACCGATAACACGTCGACTCCTGCTGCACGAGGTCCCTACAGGGGAAGTGTGGGTCCGCCTCGACCTGCAGCTCTTTGGCAACAAATAG
- the itsn2b gene encoding intersectin-2b isoform X2 has protein sequence MNGGPSIWAISPEERNKHDQKFDTLSPSMGYVSGEQARKFFLQSGLPASVLAEIWTLADMNKDGKMDRLEFSIAMKLIKLKLQGTSLPSALPIIMKQPPVRAPSLSNPTSSLTNPAYGMGTLPNMSMMHGTNLAMLTPISMATPGLSPLTPMTGMSPLIVSTPSRPLMPTMGNATLPNGTMGILHPMPAGTLATGIPFSASSYSSPLGLTTGGMNKASSLLDLGSISSASSSPSVMSPMVSGPSDWAVPHASRLKYRQQFNGLDKQMIGYLTGQQVRGAMATTMLTQTQLASIWNLADVDKDGKLKADEFILAMHLVDVAKCGQPLPLTLPTELVPPSQRSAMNGSSPSPALTDDLDIEPPQKAKPNYSFEDKFKANLERGNAELEKRRQALLDAERREQERRAQKEREERERREKEAREAEERRRKEEERRLERQRELERQREEERQREIERKEAAQRELERQRKEEWERRRRGELQIKKEQEQDDIIKLKAKKRSLEMELEAVGNKHRQISDRLRDFQNKKKLQKTELDLTNQRIETRQQDMINLQKQLEEFQRKLSQLTPEQKRLTEKLRNMALNNMPVSAMSTLKIGATEKKGTCMKLREQLEALEKETAAKLADMDQYNKDMQELRESQKKQQAALEKLRSIKEDKRRELVRKKQQEEERKQQEEERRQREEEEAQRRIKMEKERQWQEKLRRDEEERLRKIQEERDAKKREEEEKERQALIQAAKEEAERELRAKEEAERKRREVEERKKREEEERLKQAERRRQEEERRKLEEERRQLEEERRKLEEERRKEEKRRKEEEERRRREEERKRLEEERREEERRREREEEDRRRQRAAEAAVRDAEERRKREEEERKKREEEERRKKDEDRRKLQQQQEEERRRREADRKRVEEERKRKEEEEERKKAEEERKRLEERKRSEEASRQQQQPSGGGKVDIQEKLTALLRGLEERKGGQPRATQHRKSAALTSFKALYPFTARNNEELSFNADDMIEVDETTEREEGWLYGSKLGKMGWFPESYVERVAPSDTANNTAAAAAKVPLQSQLSSVLEAAKAAGTKSAFTPTHSANPAPSETQGQVVGNLSAQALCSWTAKTDNHLNFDKDDVIQVLEQQENWWLGELNGERGWFPKTYVTLLGEEESSDMKSSPPDASESSDSLQLEEYVALYTYESPEPGDLTFREGDTILVIKREGEWWNGSIGNRTGLFPSNYVKPKEADASSISGKKKPEIAQVLRAHSSTGPEQLNLENNQLILILSKNPSGWWLGELQARGKKRQKGWFPASNVKILGSSSGKSTPAPPPVCQVIAIYDYTAANGDEMSFSKGQLINVLDKNDPDWWKGELNGATGLFPTNYVKMTTADCDPSAQWCADLNSLDSMSPQEKKRQGYIHELIQTEERYVEDLQIVLEVFHKPMSESGRVKDAEMAMIFVNWKELLACNTKLLKALRVRKKTGGENMPVQMIGDILAAELSHMQPYIRFCSCQINGAALLQTRIDNEPDFKNFLKKIATDYRCKGMPLSSFLLKPMQRITRYPLHIKNILECTAEGHTDRGPLKEALERAEELCQQVNEGVREKENSDRLEWIQNHVQCDGAAENLVFNSLTNCLGPRKLLHSGKMNKVKSNKELWAFLFNDFLLLTHAAKHLTSSGPDKLFSNKNNVQLKMYKPPVLLNEVLVKLPDPSSDEPVFHISHIDRVYILKTDNINERTAWVQKIKAASEEFIETEKKKREKAYQARSVKASGIGRLLVTILEATELKACKPNGKSNPYCEVTMGAQIFTSRTLNDTLNPKWTFNCQFHIKDLYQDVLCITIFERDQFSPDDFLGRTEVPVATIKKEFENKGPITRRLLLHEVPTGEVWVRLDLQLFGNK, from the exons ATGAATG GTGGTCCAAGTATATGGGCGATCTCtccagaggagaggaacaaaCATGACCAGAAGTTTGACACCCTCTCCCCATCAATGGGCTATGTCTCAG GGGAGCAAGCTAGGAAGTTTTTCCTCCAGTCAGGACTGCCTGCCTCAGTGTTGGCTGAGATATG GACTCTGGCTGATATGAATAAAGATGGGAAGATGGACAGGTTGGAGTTTTCCATCGCGATGAAGCTCATAAAACTAAAACTCCAGGGTACATCGCTTCCATCAGCACTGCCAATCATCATGAAGCAGCCTCCAGTGCGTGCTCCCAGCCTCAGTAATCCCACCTCATCCTTGACCAACCCAGCCTATg GTATGGGTACTCTGCCGAACATGTCCATGATGCATGGGACAAACCTTGCCATGTTGACCCCTATCTCCATGGCAACCCCTGGACTTTCACCTTTGACACCAATGACAGGCATGAGTCCTTTAATAGTCTCAACCCCCAGCAGGCCCCTGATGCCCACCATGGGAAACGCCACCCTGCCAAATGGCACCATGGGAATTCTCCATCCAATGCCAGCTGGAACCCTGGCCACTG GCATACCTTTCTCTGCATCCTCCTACTCCTCTCCACTAGGACTAACCACTGGTGGCATGAACAAGGCCTCATCGCTGCTGGATCTAGGATCTATCAG CTCGGCTTCCTCATCCCCCTCTGTGATGTCCCCCATGGTTTCTGGTCCCAGCGACTGGGCTGTGCCACATGCCTCCAGACTCAAATACAGACAGCAGTTCAACGGCTTGGATAAACAGATGATTGGATACCTCACTG GTCAGCAGGTGAGAGGTGCCATGGCGACCACGATGCTGACTCAGACACAGCTGGCTTCCATCTG GAATCTAGCTGATGTGGATAAGGACGGCAAGCTGAAAGCAGACGAGTTTATTCTGGCAATGCATCTTGTGGACGTGGCAAAGTGTGGACAACCACTGCCGCTAACACTGCCAACAGAGCTGGTACCACCCTCACAAAG ATCTGCAATGAATGGATCCAGCCCTTCTCCAGCTCTGACCGATGACTTGGACATAGAACCTCCACAGAAAGCCAAACCCAACT ACTCGTTTGAGGATAAATTCAAAGCTAACCTGGAGCGAGGGAACGCAGAGCTGGAGAAAAGACGACAGGCTCTGCTAGATGCGGAGAGGAGGGAGCAGGAGCGGCGCGctcagaaggagagagaggagcgagagaggagagagaaggaggctCGGGAGGccgaggagaggaggaggaaagaggaggagaggaggctggAGCGACAGAGGGAgctggagaggcagagagaagaagagcgGCAGAGAGAGATCGAGAGAAAAGAG GCTGCACAGCGGGAGCTTGAGCgccagaggaaggaggagtggGAGAGGAGGCGGCGAGGAGAGCTCCAGATAaagaaggagcaggagcaggatgATATCATCAAATTGAAAGCGAAGAAAAGGAGTCTGGAGATGGAGCTGGAGGCTGTG GGTAACAAGCACCGTCAGATCTCAGACCGGCTTCGTGACTTTCAGAACAAGAAGAAGCTTCAGAAGACAGAGCTCGATCTGACCAATCAAAGGATAGAGACACGCCAGCAGGACATGATCAACCTGCAGAAACAgctagag GAGTTCCAGAGGAAGTTGTCCCAGCTGACTCCGGAGCAGAAGAGACTGACAGAGAAACTCAGAAACATGGCTCTGAATAACATGCCTG tgtcAGCCATGTCCACCCTGAAGATTGGTGCCACAGAGAAAAAGGGGACATGTATGAAACTGCGAGAGCAGCTGGAAGCTCTGGAGAAAGAGACTGCTGCCAAACTGGCTGATATGGACCAGTATAACAAAGACATGCAG GAACTGAGAGAGAGCCAGAAAAAACAGCAGGCAGCACTAGAGAAACTAAGGAGCATCAAAGAGGACAAACGGCGTGAGCTGGTCCGAAAGaagcagcaggaagaggagaggaagcaacaggaggaggagaggaggcagagggaggaggaggaagctcaGAG GCGTATTAAGATGGAAAAAGAGCGTCAGTGGCAGGAGAAGCTgaggagggatgaagaggagcGTCTTAGGAAAAttcaggaggagagagatgccaaaaagagggaggaggaggagaaagagagacaagcTTTAATCCAGGCTGCCAAGGAAGAGGCTGAACGAGAGCTCAGAGCCAAGGAGGAGGCAGAGCGGAAGagaagagaggtggaggagaggaagaaaagagaggaggaggagcggctGAAGCAAGCAGAGAGAcgcaggcaggaggaggagaggagaaagctggaggaggagcggAGGCAGttagaggaagagaggagaaaactggaggaggagaggaggaaagaggagaaaagacggaaagaagaggaagagcgacgcaggagggaggaggagaggaagaggctAGAGGAGGAGCGGAGAGAGGAGGAGCgcagaagagagagggaggaggaggacaggaggagacagagggcGGCCGAGGCGGCTGTCCGAgatgcagaggagaggagaaagcgggaggaggaggagaggaaaaagagagaggaggaggagagaagaaagaaggatgaagacaggaggaagcttcagcagcagcaggaggaggagaggaggaggcgtGAGGCAGACCGGAAGAgggtagaggaggagaggaagagaaaggaggaggaagaggagaggaagaaagctgaggaggagagaaagaggttggaggagagaaagaggtcTGAGGAGGCATCtcgtcagcagcagcagccgagTGGAGGGGGGAAGGTGGACATCCAGGAGAAACTGACGGCTCTGCTGAGAGgactggaggagaggaagg GTGGGCAGCCCAGGGCCACACAACACAGGAAGTCAGCAGCTCTCACATCCTTCAAAGCACTCTACCCGTTCACTGCACGGAACAACGAAGAGCTCAGCTTCAACGCAGATGATATGATTGAG GTCGATGAGACGACAGAGCGGGAAGAGGGTTGGCTGTATGGCAGCAAGCTGGGGAAGATGGGCTGGTTCCCAGAGAGCTACGTCGAGAGAGTGGCCCCATCAGACACGGCCAAtaatactgctgctgctgctgctaaagtGCCGCTCCAGTCACAACTTTCTAGTGTCCTCGAGGCTGCCAAGGCAGCAGGGACGAAGTCTGCCTTCACGCCAACACACTCGGCAAACCCTGCACCCTCTGAGACACAAGGACAG GTGGTGGGTAACCTGTCTGCCCAGGCCCTGTGTTCGTGGACGGCAAAGACAGACAACCATCTGAACTTCGATAAGGACGATGTCATCCAGGTGTTAGAGCAGCAGGAAAACTGGTGGCTTGGAGAGCTTAACGGTGAACGGGGCTGGTTCCCCAAGACATATGTGACACTGTTGGGAGAAGAAGAGAGTTCAGA CATGAAAAGCTCCCCTCCTGATGCTTCAGAGTCCAGCGACAGCCTGCAGCTTGAAG aaTACGTGGCGCTTTACACCTACGAGTCTCCGGAGCCTGGTGATCTGACATTTAGAGAGGGAGATACGATCTTGGTGATCAAGAGAGAGGGCGAGTGGTGGAACGGCTCTATAGGCAACCGCACAGGCCTCTTCCCCAGCAACTACGTCAAACCAAAAGAGGCTGAT gCATCAAGCATATCTGGAAAGAAGAAGCCAG AAATCGCCCAGGTGCTCAGAGCTCACTCCTCTACAGGCCCCGAGCAGCTGAATCTTGAAAATAACCAGCTCATCCTCATTCTGAGCAAGAACCCCTCTGGCTGGTGGCTCGGAGAACTGCAG GCCCGTGGCAAAAAGCGTCAGAAGGGCTGGTTCCCTGCCTCTAATGTCAAAATCCTGGGATCCAGCAGCGGCAAGTCCACACCTGCACCCCCACCAG tctgtcaggtgATCGCCATCTACGACTACACAGCCGCCAACGGGGACGAGATGAGCTTCTCCAAAGGTCAGCTGATCAATGTTTTGGACAAGAACGACCCCGACTGGTGGAAAGGAGAGCTCAACGGGGCCACTGGTCTCTTCCCCACCAATTACGTAAAGATGACCACAGCAGACTGTGACCCCAGTGCACAGT gGTGTGCAGACCTGAACAGTCTGGACTCGATGAGCCCccaggagaagaagagacagggTTACATCCATGAGCTGATACAGACTGAGGAGAGATACGTGGAAGACCTTCAGATAGTGCTGGAG gtttTCCATAAGCCTATGTCAGAATCGGGCCGGGTGAAGGATGCAGAGATGGCCATGATCTTTGTCAACTGGAAAGAACTGCTGGCCTGCAACACTAAACTTCTCAA GGCACTACGTGTTCGTAAGAAGACGGGCGGGGAGAACATGCCAGTGCAGATGATCGGAGATATTCTGGCCGCGGAGCTGTCCCACATGCAGCCCTACATCCGCTTCTGCTCCTGTCAGATCAACGGAGCCGCTCTGCTACAGACTCGCATCGACAACGAGCCGGACTTTAAGAACTTCCTCAAG AAAATTGCCACAGACTACAGGTGTAAAGGCATGCCGCTGTCCAGCTTCCTGCTGAAACCCATGCAGAGGATCACACGCTACCCGCTGCACATCAAAAAC atcTTGGAGTGCACTGCTGAGGGCCACACTGACCGAGGTCCTTTGAAAGAGGCTCTGGAGAGGGCTGAAGAACTTTGTCAACAG GTAAACGAGGGCgtgagagaaaaggagaacTCTGACAGACTGGAATGGATTCAGAACCACGTACAGTGTGATGGCGCTGCAGAG AATCTGGTCTTTAACTCTCTCACCAACTGTTTGGGCCCAAGGAAGCTGCTCCACAGCGGCAAG atGAACAAGGTGAAGAGCAACAAGGAACTCTGGGCTTTCCTCTTCAACGACTTCCTGCTTTTGACTCACGCAGCTAAACACCTCACCTCGTCTGGGCCTGATAAACTGTTCAGCAACAAGAATAATGTACAGCTCAAGATGTACAAGCCA CCTGTGCTGCTAAATGAAGTTCTGGTGAAGCTGCCAGATCCCTCCAGCGACGAGCCCGTCTTCCACATTTCACACATCGATAGAGTCTACATACTCAAGACCGACAACATCAATGAGCG GACAGCATGGGTTCAGAAGATCAAGGCTGCGTCTGAAGAATTCATcgagacagaaaagaagaaaagggaaaaggcCTATCAAG ctcggTCTGTGAAGGCTAGTGGAATCGGCAGACTCCTCGTCACCATCTTGGAGGCCACTGAACTCAAGGCGTGTAAACCCAACG GTAAGAGTAACCCCTACTGCGAAGTGACCATGGGAGCTCAGATCTTCACGTCCAGGACGCTCAACGACACGCTAAACCCCAAGTGGACCTTCAACTGTCAGTTCCACATCAAAGACCTTTACCAGGACGTCCTCTGCATCACCATTTTTGAAAGGGACCAGTTTTCACCTGATG ACTTTCTGGGTCGAACAGAGGTTCCCGTGGCAACCATAAAGAAAGAATTTGAAAACAAGGGACCGATAACACGTCGACTCCTGCTGCACGAGGTCCCTACAGGGGAAGTGTGGGTCCGCCTCGACCTGCAGCTCTTTGGCAACAAATAG